One Astyanax mexicanus isolate ESR-SI-001 chromosome 3, AstMex3_surface, whole genome shotgun sequence genomic region harbors:
- the LOC103025788 gene encoding asparagine synthetase [glutamine-hydrolyzing]-like: MCGIWALFGSDECLAIQCTNAMKIAHRGPDAFRFENVNAFTNCCFGFHRLAIVDQLYGMQPLRVKKFPYLWLCYNGEIYNYKLLKEKFEFDYQTRMDGEILLHLYDRFGIEKMSSLLDGVFAFILLDTANRKIFLGRDTYGVRPMFKLLTDDGFLAVCSEAKGLTQITHSMSEPVKITPFPPGHFEEFNLKLNGKVESVQLERFHCCTEEPKHAEYDDAEQLGKGFALETVKSNIRILFENAVRKRLMAHRRIGCLLSGGLDSSLVAATLVKLSKEQELQYPIQTFAIGAEDSPDIAAARKVAAHIGSEHHEVNFTPEEAIKAVEEVIVHLESYDITTVRASVGMYLVSKYIREKTDSVVIFSGEGSDELTQGYIYFHKAPSPKAGAEDSVRLLKELYMFDVLRADRTTAAHGLELRVPFLDHRFTAYYLSLPEEMRAPKDGVEKHLLREAFSGLDLIPDEILWRRKEAFSDGMTSTKKSWYSFLQENIESKINDSQLQKAKKQFPYNPPTTKEGLFIRQLFEKHYPGCCEWTTHYWMPRWIKATDPSARTLSIYKPEKDQ; this comes from the exons TTTCCACCGGTTGGCCATTGTGGATCAGCTGTATGGTATGCAGCCCCTTAGAGTGAAGAAGTTCCCCTACCTCTGGCTCTGCTACAACGGCGAAATTTACAACTACAAACTG cttAAAGAGAAGTTTGAGTTTGACTATCAGACCAGAATGGACGGGGAGATCCTGCTTCACCTGTACGATCGTTTTGGCATTGAAAAGATGAGCTCACTGTTGGACGGCGTGTTTGCCTTCATCCTGCTGGACACGGCCAATAGGAAAATTTTCTTGGGAAGGGACACGTACGGTGTGAGGCCCATGTTCAAGCTGCTGACTGATGATGGCTTCCTCGCTGTCTGCTCAGAGGCCAAAG GCCTAACACAGATCACACACTCCATGTCTGAACCAGTAAAGATCACGCCCTTCCCGCCAGGCCACTTTGAGGAGTTTAATCTGAAGCTGAATGGAAAGGTGGAGTCTGTTCAGCTGGAACGTTTTCATTGCTGCACAGAAGAGCCCAAACATGCTGAATATGATGATGCTGAGCAGCTTGGCAAAG GTTTTGCTCTAGAGACAGTGAAGAGCAACATCAGAATCCTGTTTGAAAACGCTGTGAGAAAGCGGCTGATGGCCCACAGAAGAATTGGCTGCCTCCTCTCAG GTGGACTTGATTCTAGCCTGGTGGCTGCCACACTTGTCAAGCTGTCCAAGGAGCAGGAGTTGCAGTACCCCATTCAGACATTTGCTATCGGAGCGGAAGACAGTCCAGATATCGCTGCTGCGCGCAAG GTAGCAGCACACATAGGCAGCGAACACCATGAGGTGAACTTTACCCCAGAGGAGGCTATCAAGGCTGTAGAGGAAGTCATCGTCCATCTGGAGAGTTACGACATCACCACAGTACGCGCTTCTGTTG GAATGTATCTGGTTTCTAAGTATATCCGTGAGAAGACGGACAGTGTGGTGATCTTTTCCGGTGAAGGATCTGATGAACTCACACAGGGCTACATCTACTTTCATAAG GCTCCATCACCGAAGGCCGGTGCAGAGGACAGTGTGCGTCTGCTGAAGGAGCTGTATATGTTTGATGTTCTGAGAGCAGATAGAACTACAGCTGCACACGG ACTGGAGCTGAGAGTGCCTTTCCTGGACCACAGGTTCACTGCTTACTATCTTTCCCTGCCTGAGGAGATGAGGGCacctaag GATGGTGTGGAGAAGCATCTTCTGAGGGAAGCATTCAGTGGGCTGGATCTGATTCCAGATGAGATACTGTGGAGACGTAAAGAGGCTTTCAGTGATGGAATGACCTCTACAAAGAAGTCCTGGTATTCCTTCCTCCAGGAGAACATTGAATCTAAG ATAAATGACTCACAGTTACAGAAGGCCAAAAAGCAGTTCCCTTATAACCCCCCTACTACCAAAGAAGGCCTCTTCATCCGCCAGCTGTTTGAGAAGCATTACCCCGGGTGCTGTGAATGGACCACCCACTACTGGATGCCCCGCTGGATTAAAGCTACTGACCCCTCTGCCAGAACCCTGTCCATCTACAAACCAGAAAAGGACCAGTAA